TATGTAAGATCTCCGGACGCAATCTGGTCGGCCACTTTAGCGATTTCAGACGGATCATTTCCCAGAAGCGTCATAATGCCCTTAACAAACCACAAAACCGCTACAATTGTCAGAATTAAAAATATGCTGCCCGCGACTATAACCATATTCCGAATCGAAACCACAGGCGCTAAAAATTCCGATTCATTCTGGGTGACTACAATGCTCCAGCCTGTGGCAGCTACAGGTGCGAAACCAGCAATCTTATTAACTCCTTTGAAAAAATATTTTTCAACACCTGTTTCCTGAGCCAGCAATTTTTTGGCAATGTCTTCCATACCTTCAAGGGCCGTTATATTCAACTTGCAAATATAATCTTTTACAGGATGATAGATAAAAAGTCCGTCGTTGCCCACCATAAACGGATAACCTGTCTCATCGATTTTCGTCTGCGCAATTTTTTCGGTTAAAACCGACAATTTTACAACCGATCCTAAAATACCGGCAAACGCCCCGGAACTGTCCTGTAAAGGAACGGCGATGACAAAAATAGAATCCCCGGTGGCCTTTGAAATAATGGGTTCACTTATGGTGATCTTGCCGGATTTGGCAGACTGAAAATATTTTCTATCAGCTACACTTAGTTTTTTTACTTCAGATTTTTGGCCATGGCTGTCTGCGCGAATAAAGACAAGGCCGGATGAATTTGAAATAAGAATAGTATCGTAATTTTTTTTGTTCTTTTGATATATATCCGAAAGATATGCTTCAACAGCAGACACCTCAGAAAAGCTATTTTCGAAATCCTTTGCCCCGACTTTATTAATCATTTTTTGGATCAAGGGCGCCGACGCCAATGTCCGGGTTTTTTCGGTTTCCTGCTCTATGAAAAGGTTTATCGTGGTTGCAAGATCTTGTGCGGAGAGCTTTGCCCGTCCCTGTGCAATGTTAACCAGTGCAGAGGAGGATTTAGTTATTGAAAATAATCCCACGACAACCAGTGGAAGGATTGCTGCGACCACGCCACCAATGATGAGTTTTGATCTTAATGTTAGTTTTTTCAATTAATTATCTCCTTCAAAATTTACCAGTTTTTGTTTTTCGGGGTAGGCGCATATGCTTTATTATTGCAAAAACATATTCTAAATAACTTGAACTACAAAATTGTTAGATTATAGTGAATGTTATACCAATTATTTTATAATTCACTGATTTGATTAAAAAAATTATATAAATAGCTGTAGTAAAATAAGATAGTTAACAAAAATCGGTATAGTGGACCCCTTTGATATCTGCTCATCCTAAAAATTCCCGGAATTCGCAATAAAGCGGAATTTGAGCAAAATTTATCCCAAAATGTTTCGAAACTATAGTGGATTAGTTAGTTTTAAATCAAGATGTTTGAACATTATAAAAACATTCATAAATCCCCTATTTAAAATAGGGGATTTTACAAAGATAGGGGATTTTACAAAGATAAAAGGAATGACCTGAGATTGATTTTCTTGTTTTTCAAGTTTGTTTTTATCCGGATATTCTCTCTGTGGCGGGCAATCGTGTGGAAAGAACAGTTTAGAATTTGTGCGGCCTCTTTGCTAGATTTTCCTTGTTTAATGAGTTCTGCCACATAAATTTCCGTAGGGGTTAAATGGATTAATTTATCTGATAGTTTTTTTGAAAACGGGGAAAGGATATTTGCTAAATTCTGCTCCAAGATCTTGACGATGTCACGCTGATTTTCTTGTGTAAGTGTGGTTTTCAAACTTTGAATAATGGGGGAAAGCAGCATTTGATAGTTGGCAAATATATTTTCTTCAATTTCGTCTTTATCCTGTTCTCTTTTTTTCAACAGCACTTTCAACGCGGTATTTGTCTCTTCCAATTCGGCTGCCTTACGTTTTAACTCCCGTTCGGCGTTTTTGCGTACGGTAATATTGGTTTCATATACAATAACTTGAATGACGATTCCATTTTTGTCGAATACCGGGAAGCCGTTTATTCTTATATCCGACGGATTCTTTTGGGCATCGTAATGCAAGCACTCTTCAACAAAGGGCTTTCTAGTCCGCTTGACTTCTAAGACCGGACAAGGATAATCCTCCCCGGTACAAGGCGTACTACGCTGATGGCACATGGTATAACATTTTTGTCCTATCACTTTCCGCCCTCCGCAAGCTTCATTGGCCATTTCGATGGTGCAGTTTGTTGCATTGATAACGGCAAACGGGTTGGTGATTGAGTTCATGATTGTCTTTAGAAATAACTCGTTTTTTTTTACGACATCGGTCATCTGGATTCGTTCTATGATATGCCCCAGTCTTTGAGCGATGGCATTTAGCAAGCGGTACTCTTCTATCAAAAACGGCTCCTTATCAAATGCCACCCGTTTCTCTGTATAGCATACTGCTATTTGCCCGGCTTTTTTCTCCTGAATCACAATATCACTGGTTTGCATCCATGTTGTTTTTCGAAAACCCTCTGTTTGAAACACCTGCCCTTCCAGCTCAATACAGGCTTCTGTCATTTGTGGAAACTGCCAGGCCTGTGGAATCATCAAGACCGTTTTTGCCAACACCTCATCTAAATCGACAAACGGTTTTTCCAACAACTTGGAAAGACTAAAAAAAAAGTTTAGTTCCCTGATTCGGTTTCTTAATGCACGTTCTGACCGCTTGGATTCTCCTATATCGGTCAAGAAGGCCTGGTAAACAGCACCTGAACGCTCATTTTTCGTCATAACAGTATCCAGCCTTGCCCAGAACAGCATGTTGTCATGTCTGTGCATTTGCAGTTCAACGGTCTGCGGCTGACTCGTTTCAAAAAGCATCTTGTGGTGGCGGTAATATATGCCTTGGTCCTCTTTTACGATAAAACGAGTGAAAAGTTGGTTGAGCAGCTCGCTTCTATTCTTGCCCAATAGGTCGGCGGCTGTGAGGTTGGCCTTCAGAATGACCCCTTTTTCATTGACAACAAAATAGCCTATCGGCGCGAGATCATAAAGATCGAAATAGAGCTTTTGGGAAGTCTCCAGATCATCTTGCGCTACATTCAGCTCATCATTTTGCATTTCTAACTCGGCCCTATGCACCTCAACCTCACGAATTGTTTGATAGATTTCTTTGGCTAAGAAGTCTGTTGGTTCTTTTAACGACGGGATTATTCTCTGACAAAGCAGTTTTTCAGCCTTGTATCTCATTTTAGAGATGCTATCAAGTTGGTCATCCTTGATGTCCATGATATGTCTCCTTTTTTTGATTATTGAGCAGCATCCAATTTGCATTCTTTGATAGCGAATAACTTCTTCTTCTAAGTCGTTTTCTCCCTAGGGGGAGTCCTTATGCTTTTGTTATCCCCCTTTTTCCCCTCTTTAGAAAAGACGGTTTTATTAAACTCTTTTGATTTCTTTTACAAGATGGTAAATGATCCTGGCTACCTTATGAGCGTTTGCGGTTATTGCTTTCGAAACTCCATGGCGAGACCCCTTTAGACGGAAATAATTGCCCAAATATGATTTATTATTCCAAAGTCAATTTGCTAACAATTTCAGTGCATGGGCAAACCGGTTTGAGCCCGGTCTTGTTCCTGCGATAGGACTTTGTCCCTGCTTATCTTGGTTTTTTGGAAACAATCTAAGCCACGAACAGAAATATCCGACAGTACAAAATTTTGAAAGATCAGAACCAACTTCAGTTAAAAACACATGAGCAGTTGAAGTGAGCGACCTGTTTTCTTTGTTTCTTTTTCTGTTGTTTTGCCATCTCCAATATCTCTTTGATGTTGCGTTGGCTACTTTTGTTATTGGTACCCTGGATCGAAAACCTGAAAGATCAAATCAAGGGGTTGGGGTGAAGACTATCTAAAGAATAGAGTTCGCTTTTCAGGCTAATGAGCACGGTAGACTTTCCTGTTAGTTCTCACTTTTTCTAAAATTATTTGTCCACACATATCCTGTGTCTGCTTTAAAAATTCAAGAATCAGTTTATTGGAGATTTCTATATCTTTCAACATGCGATTGCCCGATAAGCACTTTCGTCTTTGTTGACATTGCTGCTGCCAAGGGCATATGATGGGGCAATTATATTGATTATCCAAGGAGTTGTCATGAAATGGAATCGGCGTGTCTGTGTCGTTATCGCTTTACTGGTGGTCTGTTGTGTGATCCTTTTCCTCGTTTTGTCGCAACTTAATGATTACCAGGATGACGGACAATTAAATCTTGTCGGTTTGAATTCCCCTGTGACCGTCATCCGGGACGATTCGGGCATTGCTTATATCCATGCCGAAAATATTGGTGACTTGTTATTTGCCCAAGGATTTGTCACGGCCCAGGACCGGCTGTTCCAGATGCAGACTACCCGGATGTATTATGAAGGGCGGATGAGCGAACTGGCAGGTGCCAAGGCCAGGGATCTGGATGTCCGTATGCGCACCATTGGCATTTCACGCATGGCGAATAAACAGGCCCGGATATTAAATCCTGCCTTGCGAAAACAGTTTCAGCACTATGTGGACGGCATAAATGCCTTTATAAAAAAATGTCCGGATGACCTTGCTTTGGAATTTAGCCTTGCCGGGATTAAACCGGATTTATGGCAGGTGGAAGACTGCCTCGGTGTTGTGTTTTATATGGGATATTCCACGGCAGCCAATCTGACCACGGAGATTGTTTCCCAGATGCTGCTGGATACGTTGGGGTATGAAAAAACCGCCTTGCTTTTACCTTTAAATATTAATGTGGACGATCCCGATGACAAGGGCATTATTGTCATGCCGCCCAAGGAGAATCTTGGGTTGGCTTTGCCGTTTGACCCCGGTCTTCTGTCCTATGCCGGGGACAGAACGTTGCGGGTGGGCAGTAACAATTGGGCCGTTGCCCCGGAAAAATCGGTCACCGGATCTGCGCTGATGGCCGGAGATCCTCACCTGGACCCAAGAATGCTGCCCGGGGTCTGGTATCCGGCTGGACTGATTTGTCCGGGTGTCAGGGCTGTTGGAGCCCAGATCCCCGGTATCCCGGGTATGGGGGTGGGGCGTACAGAGCACATTGCGTTGTCCGCAACCAACAATTATGGTGACATGGTGGACCTTTATATTGAGACCGTTGATCCGAAAAATCCGAATCATTATCTGGAAGGGAATAATTCCATTGCCTTTGGCCATATTAAAGAACGGTTGAAAATTAAAGATAAAAATTCACCCGGCGGCTTTCGAACACAAGATCTGGACATCCGGACCACCCGCAGGGGGGCTGTGGTGTCTGAGGTTCTTAAAGGGCTGGACAAAAATAACGTGTTTACGCTTAGATTTGCGCCGGTGGAGTCCATGACCCCTGATCTCGGATTGCTGGATGTCCTTACGGCAAAAAATGCCCATGATCTTTCCCAAACCATGCAAGGCCTGACCACGGCCTGTTTTAACTGGGTCTTTGCCGATAGTTCCGGAAATATCGGTCATCAGGCATCCGGGCGGATTCCTGTACGAAGAAACGGTGGCACGTTTCCCCATGTGGTCAAAGATAGCACAGACAACTGGCAGGGCTGGATTGCACCGGATCAGATGCCCGGGCAGATCAATCCGGAAAAAAAGTGGGTGGGTACCTGCAACAATAAAACAGTGGACACAGGCTTTCCCCAATACTATTCATCTTTTTTTGCGCCGTCATTTCGGTATGCGAGACTAAAAGAGCTCATGGCGGGCAAAGCCAAGCAGGCACCTTTGGATATGTGGCAGTATCAAAGGGATACAGGCAATGTCATGGCCCGCCACATCGCGCCTATTATGTCACGAATTTTTCTGGCGAACGGGGAGACAAAAGATCTTGGGCAGATTCTGGCGGATTGGGATTTTAAAGATGACCCCGAAAAGGCGGCACCTTTGATTTTTCAAACCATATACCGGTATTTTGCCTTGGCCGTGTTTGAGGATGACCTGGGGCCGCAAAAGGTTTTGACATTGCTGAATGCATGGTATTACTGGCAGGAGCGCCTTCTGCAGTTTGTACAGGCAGGTGAAAGTCTTTTTTTTGATGATATACGCACTGCCGATAAAACCGAAACCATGGCGGATCTTTTTATCCGGGCTGCACATGCCGCCCGAAAGGCGTTGTCCCAAAGCCTTGGTGGCAACCCTGCCCAGTGGCGCTGGGGGGATCTGCACACCCTTGAACTGGTTAATCCACTTTTTCGCAAAGGGAGACTCAAAAGCTTTTTCGGTACAGGGCCTATGCCCATGGGGGGATCCGGGGAAACCCTGTATCGGGGGTGGTATGATTTTGACGCTCCCTATGCGGTGACCCATTGCGCATCTCTGCGCTTTGTGGCGGATATGGGTGATGATGAAAAGCTAATGGCAGTGCTGCCGGGAGGGGTTGCGGGCCGAACCTTTCACCCTCATCAGAAAAATTTGATTAACGGTTTTATGGATGGACCTGTCCAGTATTGGTGGTTTTCAGATGCTGCCATTAAGGCCCATGCAAAAACTACGCTGACATTGATGCCGTAATTTCATTCACTAAAGCGTTACGGCTTTGTTTATCCAGAGCATATTGTAAAAGTAATCTGTTTTGGATACATTAAAAAATTATCTGTTGAGTGATTAGGCAATAGTGCCGGCAGTGATTCAAAGAAAATCTAATTATGAGGAGAAAAAGATGGATGCTAAAAAATTGACCGCTGTAATAACTTCGATTTGCGCACTTTTATTTTTAGGATTAGGGTCTGCCTATGCGGCAAATTCTACGAACAGCACGACCAAAAAGGAGGTTGTGACTGTCAAGGAAAAGACCAAATCGACAGATAAAAAGATCAAGTCAACAAAAAAGGAAGTAAAAACAAGTGTAACGAATAAGACCAAATCATCAACTGGAACTGCCGTTAAAAAAACTTCGGTAAACAATAAAATCAGCACTCAAAAGGGCTCATCAAGCAAAAAAGTGACCACAGCTGATAACAAGGTCAAAACAAATAATACACTGTCTAAGAACAACGGTATTTTAGAAAATAATAAAAAAGGAATAAGCTCAACGTCAAAAAAGCAGAGCAGCTCACTTACTAAAAAATTTAGCGGTAGAGTGAATATAAATAAAGGAACAGCTGAGGATTTACAGCAGATTTCGGGGATCGGACCTGTTAAGGCGAAGAGCATCATTGATTATCGCAAAAAGCATGGAAGCTTTAAAAGCGCACAAGATCTGCTTAACGTTAAAGGCATCGGTAAAGGGACCGTGGATAAGATTAAACAATATCTGGTCTTCTAATTTTGAGGAAGTTTTTGATGCATAAAAAAACGCCTGCCCGTTGCCGGGCAGGCGAAAAAAAGGAAAAGAACAATGCGTTTTATTGTTCTGCCCTTGACCTAACATTATTTTTATTTAAAATCAAATTCTTTTGACGTGACCGTGTCTTCCATGCGCCGAATTCGGCGGTCAATATTGTCAAATTTATTCTTAATCCGCTGGATGGCCGAGGATCTTGACCGGGTGTAGGACTGATAGAATTCTTCATCACTTGCATTTTCCAGCGGGATAACAGGCTCCGGCTTCAGTAAAAGTCCTGCGATAAAATAGAGGACGCCCACCGGCCAGAACCCAGTGAATAAAAACAGGGCAAGTACAATAATCCGGGTCCAGAATACCGAGAGGTTAAAGTGTTCCGCCAATCCCCGGCAAACACCTAATATAATGCCCCGCCTGGAGCGGTAAAAGCCCTCGGCTGCAGTCAGGCGGTCCATTCTCTGACGAAATCCGCCGGATCTTCCTTGGCCCCACATGGAACCACCTGAACAGTGATATCGATTTTTATGGTATCTCATTTTTTATCCTTTCAGATTTGTTGAAAACAGCCGTTATTGGTTTTGGTGCCCACGTTCGATGAGTATGGTTTCTAGGGCTTCAATCCGTTCTTCCATTTTGGGCAGGGCGTTGTATATGTCCTGGATCATTCTGGTCTCTTCGGTCCGGGTCTCCTTTTCATTTTTTGAAAGTCCTCCGGTTTTGGCCGCCCGGATACTGCCGATGATGATGATTCCTAAGATGACCAGGGCAAGTATTGACCCGCCGACTGTGATGATTGCAATAATTACGCTGCTCATATTCCTCCTTTGGTGTTGTCAAAATCAGGCTTAGGATTTTGTATCATCAATTGCTCCGGATTGGGAGGATTTCAATGCATTGAGTTCGTTTTCAATCTCCTCGTCGGCTGCCAGGTCATCAAAAGCGGTTTCAAGGCTGGAGCGTCTGCCGAAATCAACGAGATCGGCTTCGGCTTCCATACGCTCAATATGATTTTCCATCTCTTCGAATTTTTTGATCACTTCTGAACTGTCTGCCTTGCGGATTTCCTGTCTGGCCCGTTTTTTATGCTGGGCCCGGATATGCCGCTGAACCAGCATGCGCTGTTTTTCCCGGGCTGATTTCAGCTTGGTTTCAAGTTCCGTGATATCGTTTTTGTATTGATCCACCATAGTTGAAATGTCAACGAGTTCCGTTTCTACCACCTCCAGGCGCTGGCTGAATCTGCGTTTTTCCATCAGGGCCTGGCGGGCAAGATCGTCACGGCCTTTGGTTACTGCCAGTTCTGCTTTTTCATTCCAAAACGATTCTTTTTCCTGGGCCTCGTGGCCTAAACGTTCCACCTTTTTATGATTGGCAATGGCGCCGGCACAGGATGATTTCAGTTCGATCAGGGTGTCTTCCATTTCCCGGATCATGAGCTTGATCATTTTTTCAGGATCTTCGGCTTTGTCCAGCATGGCGTTAATGTTTGAAGATACGATATCTCTGAAGCGTGTAAAAATACCCATTTTTGTTCTCCTATTATGAGGTCCTTAAGTTTTTTTGTGCATCTGTTGTTATTGAGAGCAGAAAATGTGCCATAAGGTATTTGATTTGAGTTTGCATATAATTTCAAGCGCTTGGGTTTTTTTGCTGGGGTTTAATTGTGGTGAATATGGCCGCGATATGTTATATGATACTAAAATTTGGTTAATTTGGCCATTTGGGGAGAGGGGGAGAATTGTCATATACTGATTCCATGGACAACAGTACTGGGGCTGTAAACATGTCCGAGGCGCTGGGCCAGTCTGAAGCGTTTTTAAGTTTCCAGGAACAGATTTCCCGGGTCGCACCCATTGATCGACCTGTACTGATTTTAGGGGAGCGCGGCACGGGCAAGGAACTGGCTTCCGCACGGCTGCATTTTTTATCCCGACGCTGGCAGAAACCTTTTGTTACCTTGAACTGCGCGGCTTTAACCGCCACGTTGATCGAATCTGAGCTTTTCGGGTATGAAAAAGGGGCGTTTACCGGGGCCGGTACCCGCCGTATCGGGCGGTTTGAACAGGCTGACGG
This window of the uncultured Desulfobacter sp. genome carries:
- a CDS encoding methyl-accepting chemotaxis protein, with the translated sequence MKKLTLRSKLIIGGVVAAILPLVVVGLFSITKSSSALVNIAQGRAKLSAQDLATTINLFIEQETEKTRTLASAPLIQKMINKVGAKDFENSFSEVSAVEAYLSDIYQKNKKNYDTILISNSSGLVFIRADSHGQKSEVKKLSVADRKYFQSAKSGKITISEPIISKATGDSIFVIAVPLQDSSGAFAGILGSVVKLSVLTEKIAQTKIDETGYPFMVGNDGLFIYHPVKDYICKLNITALEGMEDIAKKLLAQETGVEKYFFKGVNKIAGFAPVAATGWSIVVTQNESEFLAPVVSIRNMVIVAGSIFLILTIVAVLWFVKGIMTLLGNDPSEIAKVADQIASGDLTYEFKNTGKQLCGVYASMKQMADNLKNMFADISQGVQMLTSSSTELSAVSQQMTSGAEQSSQKANNVSSAVEEMETAMNSVAAATEQTSTNLQMIVTAAEEMSATINEIATNTAKGSQTTTQAVAKAEHISGKVDALGRAAMEISKVTETIADISEQTNLLALNATIEAARAGEAGKGFAVVAGEIKDLAKQTAHATDVIGLKINEVQTTTTESVNAIKETVEIIDDINSIVTSVASAIEEQSGTTQEISTNVSQAATGVQEVNENVNQTSTMAAEVTEDVRQVSQSAAEITSGAKHINENILELSKLAETLNEMVDRFKL
- a CDS encoding PAS and helix-turn-helix domain-containing protein, with the protein product MDIKDDQLDSISKMRYKAEKLLCQRIIPSLKEPTDFLAKEIYQTIREVEVHRAELEMQNDELNVAQDDLETSQKLYFDLYDLAPIGYFVVNEKGVILKANLTAADLLGKNRSELLNQLFTRFIVKEDQGIYYRHHKMLFETSQPQTVELQMHRHDNMLFWARLDTVMTKNERSGAVYQAFLTDIGESKRSERALRNRIRELNFFFSLSKLLEKPFVDLDEVLAKTVLMIPQAWQFPQMTEACIELEGQVFQTEGFRKTTWMQTSDIVIQEKKAGQIAVCYTEKRVAFDKEPFLIEEYRLLNAIAQRLGHIIERIQMTDVVKKNELFLKTIMNSITNPFAVINATNCTIEMANEACGGRKVIGQKCYTMCHQRSTPCTGEDYPCPVLEVKRTRKPFVEECLHYDAQKNPSDIRINGFPVFDKNGIVIQVIVYETNITVRKNAERELKRKAAELEETNTALKVLLKKREQDKDEIEENIFANYQMLLSPIIQSLKTTLTQENQRDIVKILEQNLANILSPFSKKLSDKLIHLTPTEIYVAELIKQGKSSKEAAQILNCSFHTIARHRENIRIKTNLKNKKINLRSFLLSL
- a CDS encoding penicillin acylase family protein, which gives rise to MKWNRRVCVVIALLVVCCVILFLVLSQLNDYQDDGQLNLVGLNSPVTVIRDDSGIAYIHAENIGDLLFAQGFVTAQDRLFQMQTTRMYYEGRMSELAGAKARDLDVRMRTIGISRMANKQARILNPALRKQFQHYVDGINAFIKKCPDDLALEFSLAGIKPDLWQVEDCLGVVFYMGYSTAANLTTEIVSQMLLDTLGYEKTALLLPLNINVDDPDDKGIIVMPPKENLGLALPFDPGLLSYAGDRTLRVGSNNWAVAPEKSVTGSALMAGDPHLDPRMLPGVWYPAGLICPGVRAVGAQIPGIPGMGVGRTEHIALSATNNYGDMVDLYIETVDPKNPNHYLEGNNSIAFGHIKERLKIKDKNSPGGFRTQDLDIRTTRRGAVVSEVLKGLDKNNVFTLRFAPVESMTPDLGLLDVLTAKNAHDLSQTMQGLTTACFNWVFADSSGNIGHQASGRIPVRRNGGTFPHVVKDSTDNWQGWIAPDQMPGQINPEKKWVGTCNNKTVDTGFPQYYSSFFAPSFRYARLKELMAGKAKQAPLDMWQYQRDTGNVMARHIAPIMSRIFLANGETKDLGQILADWDFKDDPEKAAPLIFQTIYRYFALAVFEDDLGPQKVLTLLNAWYYWQERLLQFVQAGESLFFDDIRTADKTETMADLFIRAAHAARKALSQSLGGNPAQWRWGDLHTLELVNPLFRKGRLKSFFGTGPMPMGGSGETLYRGWYDFDAPYAVTHCASLRFVADMGDDEKLMAVLPGGVAGRTFHPHQKNLINGFMDGPVQYWWFSDAAIKAHAKTTLTLMP
- a CDS encoding helix-hairpin-helix domain-containing protein, which gives rise to MDAKKLTAVITSICALLFLGLGSAYAANSTNSTTKKEVVTVKEKTKSTDKKIKSTKKEVKTSVTNKTKSSTGTAVKKTSVNNKISTQKGSSSKKVTTADNKVKTNNTLSKNNGILENNKKGISSTSKKQSSSLTKKFSGRVNINKGTAEDLQQISGIGPVKAKSIIDYRKKHGSFKSAQDLLNVKGIGKGTVDKIKQYLVF
- the pspC gene encoding envelope stress response membrane protein PspC; the encoded protein is MRYHKNRYHCSGGSMWGQGRSGGFRQRMDRLTAAEGFYRSRRGIILGVCRGLAEHFNLSVFWTRIIVLALFLFTGFWPVGVLYFIAGLLLKPEPVIPLENASDEEFYQSYTRSRSSAIQRIKNKFDNIDRRIRRMEDTVTSKEFDFK
- a CDS encoding phage-shock protein, whose translation is MSSVIIAIITVGGSILALVILGIIIIGSIRAAKTGGLSKNEKETRTEETRMIQDIYNALPKMEERIEALETILIERGHQNQ
- the pspA gene encoding phage shock protein PspA; the protein is MGIFTRFRDIVSSNINAMLDKAEDPEKMIKLMIREMEDTLIELKSSCAGAIANHKKVERLGHEAQEKESFWNEKAELAVTKGRDDLARQALMEKRRFSQRLEVVETELVDISTMVDQYKNDITELETKLKSAREKQRMLVQRHIRAQHKKRARQEIRKADSSEVIKKFEEMENHIERMEAEADLVDFGRRSSLETAFDDLAADEEIENELNALKSSQSGAIDDTKS